The genomic stretch GATTCTAAAGCAAGTTTAGTTTGTACCTCATCCTTAGGCAAAAGACAAAACTACTGAAGAGACAAGGAGGTGGTTACCTGTAACTTTACCACTATGCAAAGAGGAACTCTGAAAAACCTTTCCTAAGACTAACGTAGGAGTTCATTCAGATCTACCAACTGCTTATAAGTTAACAAACCCGTGGCTTGCCCTGAATCTCTGCCAAAAACTAACCAAGCCAAGGATCAAGGCTCCCCCACAGTTTTAACTTATTTCTGATGTTAAAAGAGCAGAAGACCAgtcaaaaaataaacagcaagCCCTATAAATGCTGATGCATACATGCTGGTTGCCAGCACTTCCTGTTCCTCAGAAGCCCAGAGTCTCAGGCCCAGCACTTACTTGGTAGCATATTCTAATTCTCCTGTAAGATCCCGGTTCAGACTAAAAGTCTGATCTGGCTCCCTGTCTGTATCATCAAAGGACATCTGTGGAATGTTCTTGTACCTGAAAAAGGAAAGCGTAAGAAAGTCAAGAAATATGCATTATCATGTTTTTCAAAGCTTCCTACTGATTCCTCAACTACCACTGGTTCTATCAAAAGGAAATCAAATTCTGGGATCAAAGTTTGAAAATGGAATTTGCTGGCATATCTATACAAATGTCTTTAATCCAACAAGAAAAGAGCTGAGAACTGCAACATAAACCAGTGGCATCTTTGAGTGGGTTAAGATCACATGGGAAGCAATATACAAAGAGATGGCTCAAACTAGGTCACATGCAGCAAATCCGTGCAGAAAAATAAGCAACTCAGCACATTCAGACCAAGCTGAGGATGTTAAATAAAACAGCttacttgggggggggggggggggggggggatacaTACTTTGGCAGAAACATATTAAACACAATTAAAAGATAAGATCAGGTAACCCAACATTCAAGCATTTTTGTGTACAATGATTATCCCATACACTCAGTCTTCTTACAGTTCCTAAAAAAGTATAATTTGGGGATTTCCATTTTATACAAAATGCTAAAAACTTGTACAACAAGCTTTAGAAAGTCAACATAAAACTGCTAGTgaagaaaagacatttcaaagaaaaatctAAGGTACAGTTGTTTTCTTTATAACCCACAAATTCTGAAGGACTGAGCCACACAACTATACCATCTCCAGGCCATTTTATTAACACACCCACACAGGAGGGGCCTAGATACTAGCTGTAGCAAAATGGGTTAGCTGACCATTTTGAAAGCAAATGCTTCTTCAAAGTTATTTCTAAGTATGATAaaaggagaataataataataatagcaaacatttacGAGTGGCATTATGAGAAGCAGCACAGCACTGTAGTTAAGGGCAGAGTCTGTACAGCCAGTCTTCCTGGGTTTAAAGCTTGGCTCTGTCACTTATATGCTGTGTAATTTTGGGcaaatgacttaacctctctgagtctcagttttctcatctataaaatggggacggTGCTAGTATTTACCCCATACAGTTGATGTGGAGAGAAAACTGAATCAGTGGTAAGaaatgtatgatttttaaaaattttacaatggaaatttccaaacatacacaaaagtagagcAAGTAGTATAAAATGAATCTCCACATACTTATCACTTGATTTCAATAATCAACATGCTGGGTTTTTTGTTTCTGCTTGATATATTTCTTTTacagttattttataattttatttgataatcAGTTGTTAGTTTTCATCCACACTGACTTGTCTGTAGGTTTTGAAAGTGGTGACAGGTACATAGGTAACCAATGCATAGAGCTTGTCTGGTGAATATTCATTCTCATTAGGTTTTCTAGACAGCCATATACGGATACAGTATGGGATATTCTTTATTCCTTTGGCCCAGGCTCAACAAAGTTGTAATGCGCACATCTGGTGTTCCCATCTCCTTTATGGCAAATTTCCAGCTCTCTCTGAGGGCCTGAGGGTTATGCTTCTTGAAGCTCATTCCATGGATGCGCTTGCAAATATTGACAGTGTACTCCCTGGTCACCACCTCATCGATGGCAGGATGGCCCTTTCTCTTGCCACCCTTCTTTGTGACAGCCATTCTAGCAGGACCAGGTTGGAAAGGAAGAGCAGAAAGGATTGTCTTGctcaatattttaaagcaaatcccagatatcATATCACTTCATCCATAAAAACTTCAGTATGTATCTCCAAAAGTAAGggcttcttaaaaaaaatgtatacctatgatgccattttacaataatgaacaATATTAACAATTAACAGAGTTAATAATTCTTTAGTACCATCTAATACCTAGTCTGTGTTCAAATTCCTCTGATTTAAGACTCGATTTTCACTTTTCTAGATGCATCACTGGTATGTTAATAGTTGAACAggctgcatttttttctttattaatgatacataaaataatggtgcatCTTACAATGACAATTCAGattcaataaaatatatgtaaagtgcttagaactgaGGGCTATGTAGGTATTTGCACTTGCCCTTCCAAAACTGGCAGATCTATTCTACACTCTTTAGATCTATTCTACACTCTTTAGatgttatatttcatttaattctctccaTAATCTTATAAGGTATGTACTAGTGCTAGTCCCATTTTATGTATGAGAAAATCGAGGCATAGAGAAAAGAAGGCATGTCCCCAGGTCAGGCAAGCTAGCAAGTGGTacagccagaatttgaacccaagcagttcATTCCAGAACCCAACACTCTTAACAGCAACACAACCTGGATATATAGTCTTCTCAAGCCAATCCATCTCCCAAGTAAATAAGTCTTCAAAAGTGAGTCTCCAATGAGTCTGCCTCAAACTTACTATGTTTCCTTAAAATAGTTAAATTTATGTGGATGACTTGTTTTCAAATCCATATTTCTAACATCCAACATTAATATCAATTTCCTTTCTTAAATCTTCCTAAACTTCATTTGAATTGCTTGATTTTTCAGATAAAATTTTCTTAAGTTCTTTACATAAGAACTTTTAAAAACCCATGTTATATTGCACACAGTACAGCCAACCACAAAACACCACTTCACTATACTCTTGTCACTTGATATTTGTTTCTCCAGTACTCAAAAgatgttttcctcttcttttagaTAGGCTACCTTGGAATAAGATAAATTGTCAATATGGAAACTACCTCTGGTGACAACAGATCTAGTGTTGCAAGAGGTATGCAGAAATTTGCTAACAGACCACGCAAACTCAGCTGGAGTAATTCCATGTCAACAAAATGTATGCAAAGATTACTACTGTGTAAAAAGGCAAGGGGAAATTTTGAAGgtaattccaaaagaaaaatccataaaGATCATTTGAGTTATTTAGAAAACAACAAAGTTATCAACAATTGGCATTATAGGACATTCTCTGAATGAATGAAACTGTAGTAAGgacactgaaaaaagaaaacacttaatCTAAGAAAGTCATTAATTCAGGAAGAGATAAATGTACTTTGATGCAGAAGCAGAACAAGACcagggagtttaaaaaaaaagggggggtggggggtgggaggataCTTAActcagtaaaaagaaataaaatactgcCATAGAAACAGAACTAGGAGCTTCTTGAGGGCCTAAGCCCTTGCCACTTACAGTCTCATCTCAGAAGGGTGTGAGTCATCATCCTCTCCCATTATAATGATGCCTTTGAGCTTGACATTGCCTGtaaatctgccagaatgcaaaagagAAGGCTGtcaacctgggtttgaatccctgtCTCGCTGCGTGATCCTGGGCAAgacccttcccctttctgggcTCCAGTTTACTCCTCTGTTGGGCTTCTGCTAAATACCTAAACCATGTCTACTTCTGGCATTCTACAATTCTAGGACATTTACCTCAACTTCTCAGTTATCTTTCAACCAATACATCTGTTTCATCTGCACCAAGAAGGATATGATGCTTTCCTCCTCAAACCACCAAAGTAATTTACCCCATTTTTATAAACAGACATGTGCTCTTGACACAACCAGTGAATTAATTTGCCTGATAAGCTAATTGGGTACAGCCTATTCAGCCTGCGGTAGGCACTAAGGAGATACTTACGGAATATTAAACAGAAGCTCTTCATCTGCATCACTTTCAACAAActggaggggatggggagtgggaaggagaaagcaacaaatatttgctgagcgcCTACAATTTCAGGCATCCTCCACCCTGTTCTGGGGGGCAAGACAAACAGTCAACCTCCCTCAGTTTTCCAGGACTTAATTAACTTGAAGTTAATCTTATCCACAGTGGCCTAACAATCACAGACCATCCCATCACAGGGTTCTGAATGGCAGCCCACGAATGAACTTCCAGGATCCACTAGCCTCCTGAAATTGTGTGCGAAGATGGTGCCTGTCCGctattttctgggggacagagaGAGTCCATAGCTTTCAAACGGCTCTCGAAAGACGCCCGCCACCCTAAAATGGCTAAAACCTGTGCTCTAGATAGGATAACACCCTTCATCTCCCTAAGCTGGTCTTCATCAGGTGATATGTTCAGGCAGCCACTGGGACCAGTGgtcaaatgaaagagaaaacgCCCGCATGGCCTCGTTTCCTCACAATCCCCGCAGCCCTTGGAAATGAGCGCTGGGCTGTGGAAGGCCGAGGTGCCCcattccctctctgggcctcaaattccctatctgcaaaatgggaagacTCGACCTGTTCGCCTCCGAAAGGGCTGGCAGGAGACGGGCACGGGAGAGCGCTTGGCAACCCGGCTGGGCTGTCGTTATTTTTAACAGCAGAGACGAGGCAGACCGAGCAGACCGGCGCGGGTCTCCGCCTCACCCGCCCGCCCGCCCGCGGTCGCGTCAGGCCCACCTTGGAGCGGTCGGTCCGCTCCTCCCACGGCTTGAAGACGCTGCGGCCGCTGCCTTCGCGGCTCTCGTTGAGGCACTGCAGCCGCTCCAGGTCGATGCGCAGGTACAGGCCGTAGGCCAGGCCGCGCTGCTCGGGAGGCTCCTCCCGTTCGGCGGCGCAGCGGCAGCCGCCCCCGCCGTGACTGTGACCATGCGACATGGCGACGCTGCTCACTTGTCCTCACAGCCTCGCCGCCGCCCGCGCCGCTGTAACTCCGCTCCGGCCGCCAAGCGCGCCGCGTCCAGCCGCGTCGTAAAAGGCGCGCCCCTGCGGCGCATGCGCCCGGGGAACCGAGGGGCGGGGATCGGGGAGGATTGACGTTTGACAAGCGCCTTGCAGGTGCGGGAGAGTTGATACTGTCTCTTACTCGTGGAGACGGTTGCTGTTACTGTCCCAGTTTTACACATATAGAAGAGCAGAGAAATTACGCTGGTGTTCCGAGGTCATATCCCAGTAAGTGGTGGGGCTGGGATTCGATTTAGGTTCCCCCTTATTCTTTGGAAGCTGGTGCAGAAAATGGTGTAGAACGATAAGGCCCTGAAGCTAGGAAACACGTTATCACTGCCTCACAGGGGCTTAGACGGTTAGAGCTCACAAATCCGCTTCCGAGACCTCAAAGCTTTGAAGACGGCCAGATCTGGAGACAAGTCCTGTGTATGCTGCTGACCATGTGGCTCTCTGAGTAATTCTCTACATTCTGAAACTCCGTTTCCTTATCTAgcaaatgggaataatgatattTGTTTCATAGGCTCGCAGTGAGTGTTAAATGAAGTATGTAATCAAggactcagcacagtgcctgtccCATGGTGAAAATTCAGATGGTTATTACAATTAACCAATAGTtggttattactatttttttaagcAGTCATCTTAGAGTCAGATCTTAGTTTACATTCAAGCACTGCCACTTACTAAGTGTGTGGCCTTAGGCAATTGACTTAACCTCTCTAACTCTCCATTTTCTTCCTGTAAAGTGAAGTGTTTGGACTAGATGACCTGTGAGTCTCCTGTCCTTGTGATGTTTCAGAGAGGTTGTTTTAAAACAGTTGGCTGTGGCCCACTAATAGGAATTAAAATCCGTTTAGAGGATTGTGTCGggcatttaaagaattaaacagaatacaattgaaaaattccagaaaatgttACATATCGTAAGTCTCTATTGATGGAACTTTTGTTTTGGGGTTGTGTCCTCAGGtgcaattttaaatgtttttttatattGTGGGCTGTggtcaaaataattgaaaaccacTGTTTAGAGCTGAAATAATTTTGTGTCCAGGGTGGAAAGGTCTCTGGCTCCCTGAGGAGAAAAGATAGAGAGTTTGGAGAGAGTTATGGGATACTCTGTCTATCCCCTGCCCAATCATAGGTTCGTATATTTCAAACATTCTTGGACTTCTGGTTTTGGAGTGTCCAGACAGGACTGTTCAAGTTCCGTTAAGAAATATTTTGCTGTCCCAGTTCAACTCTTTGTGAAATAGTCAAGCTTGGTTCTGGTTCAGATACTTTGCTGCCATGGATTAATTTCGCTTACACATTGCAGTTTCAGGCAAGGGGACTAGCAAATGATTGTTTAATTGGAATGATATACTCAGCAGCCTTTCTTTGGAAAGACTGTGTCCCATTGCAGGACTAGCACAGGCCTTACCCGGAACATGTATTCACTTTTGGCATCTCTTCTGTCGTCATCTTCATCACTGTCATTCTGTATTGATTTATTGagcactatgtgccaggcatgtgtTAAGCACTTTATGTAGTTCATCTCAGTTGTCACATAAGCTTTAAGAGATAGGTAATGTTATCTGATATTATCTCCAATTTGAAGATGAGGAAAATTGAGGCTGAAAGAAGTGAATTATCTTCCCAAGATAATTAGATTAGGAAGTAACCAGGCTTTGAACATATCCTTCTATtgtttcctggaaaaaaaaaaaggtgcacaTGAGATAAATATGTTGCATCAGTTAGCTTATACTGTGTAACATCATCCTAAAACTTATAGCTTCAagcaataaacatttataaattctCATGATTCTTTGGGTTGACTGGGCTATTCTTCTGGTCTGGGCCAGTTCAGCTTGGGCTGGATGGTTTGGAATGACCTCACTATCATGTCTCTGGTTGATATTGGCTATCAGCTAGACTGATGGAGCCACCTATCTCCAGCGGGCCACCTGAACTTATTCACATTCCAGTAGTTGCAGAGTTCTTAGGAGTAAGAGAGAACAAGCCCCAATTGCACAAGCATTGTGTAACCTTCTGCTGCTGTAAGTTTTGCAAATGTCCCATCAGCCAAAACAAGTTTCGTGGTGGAATCCAAAtgcaaggggtgggggtggagaaatACTgtggccaccccccccccaagtaTACCTGTATCAGTTATCTTTTGTTGTGTAACAAATTGCCCCAAACTTAATGACTTAATgcaacaatgaacatttattatctcaaagtTTCTGACAGTCAGAAATTTGGGAGCAGCTCAGCTGGGTGGCTCTGGTCCAGGGTCTCTCATGAACCTGTAGTCATCTGAATTAATTGGGGCTGGAGGATGCAGTTCCAAGACGGCTCCCTCACATGACAGgatgttggcaggaggcctcagtctCTCCTGACATGGACCTCTTCGTGGGATTGCTTGAGTGCCCTTGCAGCGTGGTAGCTGGCTTTCCCCAGACCAAGTGGTCCGAGAGAGAGCAAGATGGAAACCAcaatgtcttttatgacctaATCTCAGAAGTCACGTATTTTCAATTCTGCATTATCTCATGGTTCCACAGGTCAGCCCTATTCAGTGTAGGAGGCACTACAAGAGATGTGAATACCAAGGGTGGAAGTCTTTAGAGGCCGTCTTATAGGCTGGCTGCCACACAACCATATATATTAAGTGACCACTGAAAATGTCATTATTCTCCTCATATTTAATCAATAAGTTGGCTGTGGATAGAATCCTTTCACAATTTTGAAGATATCTTTTTGCTTTGAGAAGTGCAATGCTGTTCTGATTCCTGATTCTTTGTATGGTTTAAGaccctctctttgtctttgatattctGAAATTTTGTGATGCTGTGCTTTGGGGTGGCTCTTTTGTCATTTGTTGTGCTGGATACCTGATGGACTCTTTTGATTTAGAAACCTTGGAATGGAGTGTGAGCATACCAGTTAGGGCATCTGTATGTGTGTGCCCAGGACGCCTTGCTAGGCAGATGACTTTGGGAATATGAAGACC from Choloepus didactylus isolate mChoDid1 chromosome 2, mChoDid1.pri, whole genome shotgun sequence encodes the following:
- the PITHD1 gene encoding PITH domain-containing protein 1 isoform X1 → MSHGHSHGGGGCRCAAEREEPPEQRGLAYGLYLRIDLERLQCLNESREGSGRSVFKPWEERTDRSKFVESDADEELLFNIPFTGNVKLKGIIIMGEDDDSHPSEMRLYKNIPQMSFDDTDREPDQTFSLNRDLTGELEYATKISRFSNVYHLSIHISKNFGADTTKVFYIGLRGEWTELRRHEVTICNYEASANPADHKVHQVTPQTHFIS
- the PITHD1 gene encoding PITH domain-containing protein 1 isoform X2, with amino-acid sequence MVTVTAGAAAAAPPNGRSLPSSAAWPTACTCASTWSGCSASTRAAKAAAAASSSRGRSGPTAPRFTGNVKLKGIIIMGEDDDSHPSEMRLYKNIPQMSFDDTDREPDQTFSLNRDLTGELEYATKISRFSNVYHLSIHISKNFGADTTKVFYIGLRGEWTELRRHEVTICNYEASANPADHKVHQVTPQTHFIS